The following are encoded together in the Nocardioides sp. Arc9.136 genome:
- a CDS encoding ferredoxin encodes MGAPAGPVRITVDRDRCEGLGMCEAMASDYFELDDDEVLHVLAETPAEADRGRVHAAVESCPVLALALAPA; translated from the coding sequence ATGGGCGCGCCCGCCGGACCGGTGCGGATCACCGTCGACCGGGACCGCTGCGAGGGGCTCGGGATGTGCGAGGCGATGGCCTCGGACTACTTCGAGCTCGACGACGACGAGGTCCTGCACGTCCTGGCCGAGACACCGGCCGAGGCCGACCGCGGCCGCGTCCACGCCGCGGTGGAGTCCTGCCCGGTCCTCGCCCTGGCCCTGGCCCCCGCCTGA